A segment of the Gemmatimonas sp. genome:
GCTCTTCTTCGTGACGCCCGACGGCGAGCGACTCGTCCTCGAACGGCAGTATGGCGGAGACGCCACGCCCTTGCGCGAGGGCATGTCGTTCCCGCACTTCGGGGTACCATTGCAGGCCGGTGCCCTGCGCACCGTCAACGATCTCGGCGCCGATCACCGAGACAACCCGTCGGATGCCTGCCTCGGGATGCTCCGGCGCGCGGGCTTCGAGTCGGCGATGCTGCTGCCCACCAAGGGGAGTGGCGGCGTTGCACTGCTGGTCTTCGCCTCGCGTGTCCGTGGGGTGTACGCGTCCGAACATATCGACCTCGTCCGGAACGTGGCCGGGCAGCTCAACCATGCCCTCGGCAAGACCGCGTTAATGGAAGGGCTTGTCGTCTCGGCCGTTCAGGGGCTCGCCAAGCTTGCCGAGAGTCGCGATCCGGACACCGGTGATCACCTGGCGCGGATGGCCCTGTACGCCGCCCTCATCGCCGAGGAGCTCGGGCGCGCCGGACCGTACCAGGGTCGGATTTCGGCCGCCTTTATCCGGTCGATTCACCAGTTCGCCCCGATGCACGACATCGGTAAGGTGGGCTTGGGCGATGCCATTCTGCGCAAAGCCGGGCGGCTCAGTGTAGCCGAGCGGCTGGAGATGCAGCGCCACCCGAGCATCGGTGCCGAGGTACTGCGGCTGTGCGAGGCACAGGTAAATGGCCTCGGCTACAGCATCTTCCGCATGGCGATCGAGATCGCCGAAGGGCATCACGAGCGCTTTGATGGCACCGGCTATCCGCTGGGGCTCGCCGGGAACGCCATCCCGCTCGCCGCCCGCATCGTTTCCGTCGCCGACGTGTTCGATGCGCTGACCTCGAAGCGGGCCTACAAGGAGGCCTGGCCGGTGGAGCAGGCGCTCGCGAAGGTGGAGGCGGAGGCGGGAGCGCAGTTTGATCCCCATGTCGTGGCCGCCTTCCGCCGAGCCCTGCCACGGGTGCTCGAGGTCTACCAGCGCTTCGAGCATGGCGGCTCCGATGACGTCGAGGTCCGCGACACCGGGCCCACACAGGATGCACACGAGCTGATCAGCGCCGGACGGGTCTAGGGGGGGTGGCCGCCGGAGGCGACGGCGTCCCACGACCGGCTCTTTGAGCCCCGCCCACACGACAGCGGAGTCGTAGCGTTCGCGCCCGCCCGAGCGCGCGAAGAGCGTCGCCGTTCGTCGGCCGCACCACCAACAAACGCAAGCCTGAGCGGGGCCACCACGCCGGCATCGCGGCTCGTGCTGGTCGAAAACAGCCGACCACGTCGCGCGCACCATGCGGTGCCGTAGCGGAAATGCCTGTCAGTCCCCGCCTCGCGTGCCGTCTGCTCGCTGTACGCCTCGGTCGACGGTCCGTTGGCAATGGCCTTCGCGCCTCGTCACGGGCGGACGTGGAGCAATGGGGTCTTTGCGCGTCCTGACGGCGCCCTATGGCGTACGATCTGGCCACGACCAACACCGGCGCATCTATCGACGAGGCGGACGACCGCGCGCCGCAGGCCCCAGCCACGGCCTGCGGCGGCTCCGCCGCCGAACCGCCCCTGCCCTCCGTCGCGACCCGGCGTGCCGAGATTCAGGCCTTTCATGCGCGAGATCCCCGTGCTTGACCCGCGCCCGGCCGATGCGATGCTCGGCTACGACAATTTCGGGCTCCCCAACTGAGCGGTACGCTCCCCGGGAGTTCGGCCTCGCGTGGCCTCGTGTGGGACGCTCGGCCGCCCCGAAACCGTGCCTGAAGTGCTCGGCAAGGCTCCGACCGCCGAACGCGGTTTCCGAACTCCGATTTCGGACACCCATCCGACCTCCGATGTCCGATGGGCGGATTGATCGGATCGATCAGATTGGTCGGAGGTCGGAAGTCGGATCAATGCCGGAGGTCCGAGATCGGAAACCGCGTCCCGAATTCGGAGGTCGGAGGGGTGTGCGGCCGATGTTACCCGCACCGCGAGTCCGACTGCCGACCGCCGAACGCCGTTTCCGAACTCCGATTTCGGACACCCATCCGACCTCCGAAATCCGATGTCCGATGGTCCGACCGCTCCGATCGCCTCTGATCAATCGGATTGGCCGGATGTCCGCGGTCCTACCGCACCAGCTTCTTGTACTTGATCCGATGCGGCTGGTCCGCGTCCGGCCCCTTCCGCTTCTTCAGGTCCGCGAGGTACGCGCCGTAGTTCCCCTCGGACTACTCCGCGTCTCGTGAACCGACGGCGCGCCACTGTGCACCGACGCCGAGGGCCGAAACCCACTGCTCGGCGTACGCTCGATCAAAGGACGGACCCGCGAGGCGCATCAGCGCGCGAACGTCCTCAAGCTGCCTGGCCGACGCGCCCATCCGTGCCCACTCGAGTTTCGCCAGCACAAGGTCCTCGACTGTCGCCACGGGCAGTCGCGTCGCCCCCAGCACGCATTCGGTGCGCCGCGCAAACTCCGCTTCGCTGAACGGTCGGTCCTTGCGGATGATCAGGTCGATCTTCCACCCCGATTCGACATCCACGACGTTGAACATCGTGCGGAGCGCGAGCGCCTCGCGCGCCGCCTCTGGCGACACATACCGTCCCGACGCAAGTACGCCCGCGACAAACCGCTCCAGCGAGGCCGCGGTTGGCTCAATCACGAGATCGATGTCCATCGTGGCGCGCCCGGCACCATGGACCGCGGCGGCGAACGATCCCGTCAGCATGCATGGGACGCCCGCCGCCGTCAGTGCGTTCACGATCTCGTCGAGCAGTCCCGTGACACTCATCAGCCGCCATCTCCGCCCGCCGGCACACTCGATGACATCAGCGCCAATTCCACCATCGACCGATCCGGATAGCGCGCCTTGAGGCGCGACAGCGCCGCCGCGTGCACGAGCTCACTCAACTCCAACGCGTCACGCAGTCGCGCCTCGGGGGAGCGAGCGCGGATGGCGGCCAACTGCACCGCCTCCGCTTCCAGGCTCGTGTCAAGCGCCATGGTCACCGCACCAGCTTCTTGTACTTGATGCGGTGCGGCTGGTCGGCATCGGGACCCTTCCGCTTCTTCAGGTCCTCGATGTACGCCTGATAGTTGCCCTCGAACCACACCACCTCCGAGTCCCCCTCGAAGGCGAGAATGTGCGTGGCCACGCGGTCCAGGAACCAGCGATCGTGGGAGATGATCACCGCGCACCCGCTGAAATCCAGCACCGCGTCTTCCAGCGCCCGCAGCGTATCCACGTCGAGATCGTTCGTGGGTTCGTCAAGCAGCAGCAGGTTGCCTCCCTGCATCACCGTCTTCGCCAGGTGCAACCGGTTGCGCTCACCACCACTCAGGTTGGCCACCAGCTTCTGCTGGTCGGCACCCTTGAAGTTGAAGCTCGCCGCGTACGCGCGGGAATTCAGCTCGCGCTTCCCCGCGGGAATCGTTTCCCGCCCCCCCGAGATCTCCTCCCACAGCGTGCGCTTCCCCTCCAGCGTGCGCTGCTGGTCCTGATACGAGATCTGCACCGTGGGCCCCACGAACAGTTCGCCCGCATCCGGCGTCTCGAGGCCGTTGATCATGCGGAAGAGCGTCGTCTTGCCCGCGCCGTTGGGACCGATGATCCCCACGATGCCGGCGCGCGGCAGGTCGAAGTTGAGGTTGTCGAAGAGCAGCTTGTCGCCGTACGCCTTGCGCAGCCCCTTTGCCCGCACCACGTCATTGCCCAGGCGCGGCGCCGGCGGAATCACGATCTCGTTGCTCATCACGCGATCGTTCTGCGCCTCGCTCGCCAGCTCCTCGTACGCCTGCAGACGCGCCTTGTTCTTGGCCTGCCGCGCCCGCGGCGACATACGCACCCACTCGAGCTCCTTCTGCAGCGTCTTCTGCCGGGCACTCGCGTGCTTCTCCTCGAGCGCGAGACGCGCCTGCTTCTGCTCCAGCCAGCCGCTGTAGTTCCCCTCGTACGGCACCCCCTTGCCACGATCCAGCTCGAGAATCCACTTGGCCACGTTGTCCAGGAAGTAGCGGTCGTGGGTGATCGCCACCACCGTGCCCGCAAACTTCTCGAGATAGTGCTCCAGCCACGCCACGCTCTCCGCGTCAAGGTGGTTGGTGGGCTCGTCGAGCAGCAGCATGTCCGGCTCTTCCAGCAGGATCTTGCACAGCGCCACCCGGCGCTTCTCGCCACCGGACAGGGTCGTCACCGACCAGTCGCCCGGTGGCAACCGCAGCGCGTCCATCGCCACGTCGATCTTGTTGTCGAGATTCCAGAGGTCGTGCTGGTCGATGTACTCCTGCAACTTCCCCTGCCGGTCCATCAGCGCGTCGAAGTCGGCGTCGGGCTCGGCGAACTTCATCGAGATCTCGTTGAACTCGTTCAGCGC
Coding sequences within it:
- a CDS encoding HD domain-containing phosphohydrolase, yielding MTRRRVIAPPWARTIRFQVTLSLGVLFMTLAGSAGYGFYALNLRRHDYEILNLSGQLRVTSAAMVNDARTFLQVSSDSTADRGAEHQVYYDGLRRHMALYDKIITAFVARRFEPELTGRYDAIVCVWDARSRSQLQRTAENWQAFRHALNRRLGAANGARDVTHGAEYVAQFGDELSTSSALLARAFQDMMEQKLATIRLFNQLVMAVAAVIMVALIVLLYRRLVRPLRQTMDGFSRVARGDLGHQVPVQGGSEIGQMTTAFNQLSVRLNALFRLTDRIAQGNTLDETLRFVTEEFRCFLPLDWVGLFFVTPDGERLVLERQYGGDATPLREGMSFPHFGVPLQAGALRTVNDLGADHRDNPSDACLGMLRRAGFESAMLLPTKGSGGVALLVFASRVRGVYASEHIDLVRNVAGQLNHALGKTALMEGLVVSAVQGLAKLAESRDPDTGDHLARMALYAALIAEELGRAGPYQGRISAAFIRSIHQFAPMHDIGKVGLGDAILRKAGRLSVAERLEMQRHPSIGAEVLRLCEAQVNGLGYSIFRMAIEIAEGHHERFDGTGYPLGLAGNAIPLAARIVSVADVFDALTSKRAYKEAWPVEQALAKVEAEAGAQFDPHVVAAFRRALPRVLEVYQRFEHGGSDDVEVRDTGPTQDAHELISAGRV
- the ettA gene encoding energy-dependent translational throttle protein EttA, which produces MAPQFIYVMKGLRKVVPPSRIILDDIWLSFYPGAKIGVLGPNGAGKSSLLRIMAGVDTEFQGEAWAHKGTRVGYLPQEPELDASLDVRGNVELAVKAQRDALNEFNEISMKFAEPDADFDALMDRQGKLQEYIDQHDLWNLDNKIDVAMDALRLPPGDWSVTTLSGGEKRRVALCKILLEEPDMLLLDEPTNHLDAESVAWLEHYLEKFAGTVVAITHDRYFLDNVAKWILELDRGKGVPYEGNYSGWLEQKQARLALEEKHASARQKTLQKELEWVRMSPRARQAKNKARLQAYEELASEAQNDRVMSNEIVIPPAPRLGNDVVRAKGLRKAYGDKLLFDNLNFDLPRAGIVGIIGPNGAGKTTLFRMINGLETPDAGELFVGPTVQISYQDQQRTLEGKRTLWEEISGGRETIPAGKRELNSRAYAASFNFKGADQQKLVANLSGGERNRLHLAKTVMQGGNLLLLDEPTNDLDVDTLRALEDAVLDFSGCAVIISHDRWFLDRVATHILAFEGDSEVVWFEGNYQAYIEDLKKRKGPDADQPHRIKYKKLVR